The Burkholderia pyrrocinia genomic sequence AAAGCGACCGAAGCGCTCGACGACGGCCGCATGCAGCAACGCGAAGCGGTGATAGCTCTCGCACCCTGCCTCGTCGCGAATGCCCGCGCACAGGCGCACGGCCTCGCGCTGGCTGTCGATCGACTCGTCGTGCTCGAACGGCAGATACGCGAACGCGCGGTGATGGCCGCTCGGCAGTTGCGCATTCCAGCCGGCCGCGACGATGCGGCGTGCGAGCGCGAGCGCCTTCGGATCGGCGGCAAACGCGCGCGGCGTGCCGCGATGAATGTTGCGCGAGAACTGGTCGAGCACGACGATCAACGCAAGCGCACCCGACGGCGAGCCGGCCCAGTGATCGCATGCGCCGTCGCACGCGGCGTCGAGCAGCGCGCCGTAGCGCGTGCGCAGCAAGTCGTCGAACGCCGCGCCGCCGTTGAACCAGACCTTGCGTTCCTGCCCGAATTCGGCCGAGCCCGGTTCGCCGAACCAGAAATCCAGAATCTCGCGCGCTTGCGGATCCAGCGCCGCCGCGCCCGCCACCCCGGTGTCGATCGTCATGCAAACTCCAGTACGAGGCGCCGCGTGCGCGCGCTCTTCTTTTCAAGTTTCGCGACGCGCAGGCTGCCGATTTCCGACGTGTTGCGCACATGCGTGCCGCCGCACGGCTGCAGGTCGACCTGCTCGATGCGCAGCAGCCGCACGCGGCCGAGGCCCATCGGCGGCTTCACGCTCATCGTGCGCACGAGTTCGGGCCGCTCGGCCATCTCGTCGTCGGTGATCCATTCGGTCGTGACCGGATGCGCGCCGGCGACCAGGCCGGCGAGGCGCCGCTCGACGTCGTCGCGGTCGATCGCTTCGGACGTCGCGAAATCGAGCCGCACATAGTCGGCCGTCACGCTGCAGCCGTCGACCGAGTACGGCAACACCGCGCACATCAGGTGCGCGGCCGTATGCAGACGCATATGCCGATAGCGGCGCGCCCAGTCGATCGCCGCGACCACGCGCGTGCCGGGCACGAGCATCGCGACGCGCGCCTCCTGCCCCGGTGCCGGCAGGTGCAACGCGTCGTCGGGCGTTGCGCCGTCGAACTTTGCCTTGCGCGTATCGGCGATTGCGATCGTGCTGCCGTCGGGCAGGGTCAGCGTGCCGGTGTCGCCGGCCTGGCCGCCGCCGAGCGGATAGAACACGGTGCGGTCGAGCCGGATGCCGTCGTCGCCGACGGCCTGAACGATCGCGTCGCACCGCGTGAGGTACGCGTCTTCGCGAAACAGCGCTTGTGTCGTCATCGGGCGAGCCTCGTATCGATTGCGGGAAACCGCCAGTGTCGCGCCGCGGGGCGCGCGCGCCCAGACGCAGATCGTCCCGCGCACGGGCAGCGGCGTACCGGTCGATCAACCGGGCCGGTTGCGCATCCAGTCGGCCGTGTCGTAGAACGAATGCATGAGCCGCTCGCGCAGCGGCTCGGGCAGCCCGACATCCTCCATCGCCCACGCCATGCAGCGCAGCCACTGGTCGCGCTCGACCGACGCGATCGGGAACGGCAGGTGCCGCGCGCGCAGCCGCGGATGGCCGAACCGGTCGATGTAGTGGTCGGGCCCGCCGAGCCAGCCGCACAGGAACCAGAACAGCTTGTCGCGCGAACCGTCGAGCGATGCCGGGTGCAACGCGCGAATCTGCGCGAACTCGGGCTCGAGGTCCATCAGGTCGTAGAAGCGGTCCACCATTTCGCGCACGCGGGCTTCGCCGCCCACGAGCTCGAACGCCGTCGGCTGCGACGGCGCATCGTCATTCACATCGGTCATACGGATAGTCGGAAAACGGGATCTTCGGGGCCGCCGGCGACGCTCATGCGTCGCGCAGCGACTGCAGCGCGGGGCGCCGCAACACATTATGCAGGCTCAGCCAGCCGGCCGCACCGGCGCACGCGACGCCGGCCGCGATACCGGCCGGCACGAGCCACGGATCGACGGCAAGCCGGAAATCGAACACGCGTGACGCGAGCACCCAGCCGACCGCGATCGCGCCCGCCGACGCCAGCGCGCCGGCCAGCGCGCCGACCACGACGAATTCCGCACGCTGCACCGCATTGACCTGCGCGCGCGACGCGCCGAGCGCGCGCAGCAGCGCGGCCTCGCGCACCCGCTCGTCGCGCGAGCCGGCGAGCGCCGTGTACAGCACGAGCACGCCGGCCGCGAGCGTGAACGCGAACAGGAACTGCACCGCGCCGACCACCTGCAGCATCATCCGCTGCAGCTGCGCGAGGATCGGCGCGACGTCGATCGCGGTCAGGTTCGGGTAGCGCGCGATCAGCGGATCGAGCAGCGCGGCGTCGGATGCGGGCAGATGGAAGCTCGTGAGGTAGACGGCCGGGAAATCCTTCAGCATCGGCGGCGGCATCAGCACGAAGAAGTTGACGCGGAACGTGCCCCAGTCGAGCTTGCGCACGCTCGTGATCGGCGCGTCGACCGTCAGCCCCGTCACGTCGAAGCGCAGCGTGTCGCCCGGCTTCACGTTCAGCGTCTTCGCGAGGCCGGCCTCGATCGAAATCTGCGGCGTGGCCGCGGTGCCGAACCAGTCGCCTGCGACGATCCGGTTGTCGGACGGCAGCTCGGTCGTATACGACAGGTTGAACTCGCGGTCGACGAGCCGGCGCGCCTCGTCGGACGGATAGGCGTCCGGATTCACCGGCTTGCCGTTGATCGCGACGAGGCGGCCGCGCACCATCGGCGCGGGCACCGCGTCGCGCACGCCGTGCGCGGCCAGATAGGCCGCGACGTCGTCGCGCTGGTCGGGCTGGATGTCGATCAGGAACTGGTTCGGCGCATCGGGCGGCGTCGATTGCCGCCAGCCCGCGACGAGGTCGTTGCGCGTGATCGCGATCAGCAGCAGGCACATCAGGCCGAGCGCGAGCGCGGTGATCTGCAGCGCGCTGGCCGTGCCGCGCCGATGCAGCGACGCGAGCGCATAGCGCCAGCCGACGCCCGCGGCCACGCGCGCGTTGCGCACCGCGTGCGCGGCCGCGAACAGCACGAGCCGCGCGATCAGCGCGAAACCGACCAGCGCGCCGGCGAAGCCGCCCGCGACGATCAGGCCGAGCTTCAGGTCGCCGGCGGCCGCGATCAGCAGCCCTGCGAACAGCACGACGCCGACCGCATACGCGGCCCACGCGGTGCGCGACGCATCGCCCCACTCGCGGCGCAGCACGCGCACCGGCGGCACGCGCGTGAGCGGCACGAGCGGCGGCAGCGCGAAGCCGAGCAGCAGCACGAGCGCGGCACCCACGCCGATGAGCGCCGGCCACAGCGTGGGCGGCGGCAGCACGACTTCGATCAGGCCGCCGAGCGCGGCCAGCAACGCCCAGTGGCCGCCGTAGCCGAGCACCGCGCCCGCGGCGCCCGACACGATCCCGATGCCGACGAATTCGAGCGCGAACAGCGCGCCGAGCGTGCGGCGGCTCACGCCGAGGCAGCGCATCGTCGCGCAGCCGTCGAGATGGCGCCGCATGTAGCGCTGCGCGGCCATCGCGATCGCGACCGCCGCGAGCAGCGCGGTCAGCAGCGCGACGAGCGTCAGGAAATGGCGCGCGCGATCCAGCGTCTGCCGCACCTGCGGCTGGCCTTCCTGCAACGACTCGAGCCCGACGCCGCGCAGCTTCCCGCCGTCGACGCGCTCGTGCGCATAGGTTTCGAAACGCGCGACGGCCTGCGCGTCGCCGGCGACCAGCAGCCGGTACGTGACGCGGCTGCCGTAGCCGGTGAGCCCCGTCGCGGCGAGTTCGTCCGCGCGCATCATCAGCCGCGGCGAAAAATTGACGAACGAAAAGCCGCGATCGAGTTCGCGGGATATCGATGCGGCGACCGTGAACGTGCGCAGCCCGACGCGCACCGTATCGCCTGCCTTCAGGTGCAGCGCATCGAGCAGCGCGGGATCGGCCCACACGGTGCCGGGCGCGGGAATCGCGGTCGCCTTGTGCGCGGCGGCGGCGCCGGCCGGCAGGATCTCGACCGCGCCGCGCAGCGGATATCCGGGCGACACGGCCTTCACGGCCGCGAGGCGCGCGGGCGCCGCGTCGCTCGCCTGCCCGCCCGCGGTGGACGCGATCATGCTCGGGAAAATCGCGGTCGTCGCGGTACGCAGGCCGAGTGCGCGGGCCTGACGGTCGAACGACGGATCGACGGGACGGTCGGCGCGCACGACGAAATCGGCGCCGAGCATCTGGCGCGCGTCGCGCTCGAGCCCCTGGCGCAGGCGGTCGGCGAGAAAGCCGACGCTCGTCAGTGCCGCGACCGCGAGCACCAGTGCGAGTACGAGCAGCGTCAACTCGCCCGCGCGCCAGTCGCGCGCAGTCATCCGCGCGGCCTGGCGGATCAGGTCGCGCAGACCGAAGCGGCCGGCATGCGCGAGCATGTCATGGCCGGGTTGCCCGGCCGGCGGCTGCGCCGCGTGTTGCCGCCCCTTCAATCGCGCTTACCCCCAATCGAGTTGAGCCGCGACACCATGTGGTTCGCCATCCCGCGAAAACCGCCCGACACGCCGCGCCACAGGCGCGGCAGCGCCCAGGCCGAAGCGGCGATGAAGGCCGCGAGCAGCACGAGGAACGCGAGCGGGACAAAGAATGCGAGCGCGAGCCCGCCGACCACGAGGCCGTCCTCGGTCGACGACGCAACCCAGTTCGAAATCGGTTCGGGAGACAGGTTGATCAGTGCGCGCGTACCGGCCTTCGCCACGTGCGCGGCGCCGGCGAGCGAACCGCCTGCAAGGCCCGCGACCGCGAGCACGGTCGGATCGGCATGGCCGAGCGCGCCGGCTGCGAGCACGGCGCCGGCCGGGATGCGGATGAAGGTATGCACGGCATCCCACAGCGAGTCGAACGCGGGGATCTTGTCGGCAAGGAATTCGGTGACGGTAAGCACGGCGGCGGCGCCGATGACCCACGGCGACATCAGGACGGCCAGCGTGTCGGGCAGATGGAGCCAGCCGACCCGCGCCAGCACGCCGGCGATCAGCACCGTCAGGTACAGGCGCAGCCCGCTCGCCCACGCGAGCCCCGCGCCGAGCGAAATGGCTTCGATCATGGCCCTCTCCTTGCACTTTCCGTGCGCTTTGCCGATCGATCGGGTCGGGTCGGTCAGACCGGCCGCGCGGCGCGTGGCGACCGGCGCCGCAGGCCGCGAACGGCACAACGACATTCAGGCCCGAATGCGTTCCATTATAGACAGGTTAGGACCTGTTCCCGCTAATAACGGGCTTGCGCTGGCCGCCAGAAGGGCCGAGCGCAAGAAATGCGACGAAGCGAATACTCGACGTATTCGCGAGGAGCATGACGCGGCGATCGGCCCTTCTGGGGGCCAGCCCCACGAATGATTTTCTCCAAACAGGGGAACGTGCCTTGCCGGTCGTATTGCGGCGTCGCGCGTCGCTTGTTTGGCTCGGCCAAACGGCGCTCCTTGCTTCTTGCACTCCGACCGGCAAGGCACGTTCGCAAGCCCGTTATTAGCGGGAACAGGTCCTAACGGGCAGCCGGCGCAATTCCGCAGTGCGGTGCCCGGGCGCGGCGGGCCCGGGACTCCGTCGTCCGGGACTCCGTCGTCCGGGACCCCGGCGTCAGGCGGCCGACGACAGCTTGAGGCCGATCAGCCCGGCGACGATCAGCGCAGCGCTCGCGACGCGCGCGACGGTCAGCGCCTCGCCCATCATCACGATGCCGAACACGAACGCGCCGACCGCGCCGATGCCCGTCCACACCGCGTACGCGGTGCCGAGCGGCAACTGGCGCATCGCGACCGCGAGCAGCCCGAAGCTGGCCAGCGCCGTCACGATCGTAAACACCGACGGGCCGAGCTTCGTGAAGCCGTCCGACGATTTCATGCCGGCCGCCCAGGCCACTTCCAGCAAACCGGCAATCAACAACAATACCCACGCCATCGCGACGTACTCCGTATCGGATGGGGCCGTCCCCGTTGAAGCGAATGACCCGGGGTCGTCCCCGGGCGGCGCCGAGTATAACAAGAGGCTTACGGACACGCCGGACGCGGCGCACGGCCGGCGGCCGATCCGGGGCAGGATCGGCCGGGCCCGGTCAGTTCGGCATCAATTCGACACGCGCTTCGGCGCGACGCCGCCGACGCAGCGGTCGTCGCGATACAGCGCCCACTCCTCGCACACGCGGCCATCCTTGAACATGCACATCCCGACCTGCCCGCTCGGCAGGCTGCGGATCACGTGGCGACCGCCGAGCTTCTCGCAGTTGACCGACGCGGGATTGGCGAGCGCGGCCTGCGCGGGCGGCTGTTGCCCCGGCGGCAGCGGTTGGGCGAACGCGCCGGGCGCAGTCAGCGCCAGCGCACAGATGACGACCAGACGGACGGACATTGCACGCTCCTCGTTTTTGTTCGCGGAACGGTCAGCATAACGGGGAATCCGCGGCCGGTGTGCAAGGCCGGCGCCGGCCGCGCGACTGTCGCGCCGGCGCAACCCTGCCCGCGCGCGGCGTCACGCCAGCCCGGGCGGCCGCCGCCGTGCGGTGCCCGTCACGCGGCGCCGACCAGCCGGTAGCCGACGCCCGTCTCGGTGACGATGTACTCGGGCTGTGTCGGGTCGCGCTCGAGCTTCTGGCGCAGGTGCGCCATGTAGATGCGCAGGTAGTGATGGCTCTCGACGTGCGACGGCCCCCACACGTCGCGCAGCAACTGGCGGTGCGTAAGCACGCGCCCCGCGTGCCGCACGAGCGTCGCAAGCAGCCGGTATTCGAGCGGCGTCAGATGCACGATCTCGCCGTCGCGCCACACCTGGCGCAGCGCGAGATCAACGGTCACGGTGCCGAAGCTCACCTTCGGCGTCTCGTTCGCGCCGCCCTGGTTGCGCCGGCGCAATTGCGCGCGGATCCGCGCGCGCAGTTCGGACACGCCGAACGGCTTGGTCAGGTAGTCGTCGGCGCCCGCGTCGAGCGCCGCGACCTTCTCGTCTTCCTGCGTGCGCGCGGACAGCACGATCACCGGCACCTCGGACCAGCCGCGCAGCTCGCGGATCACGTCGAGGCCATCGGTATCGGGCAGGCCGAGGTCGACGATCACGAGATCGGGCTTGCGCGTCGCCGCGTCGATCAGCCCCTGCTTGCCCGTCTCGGCCTCGAACACGGCGATGTCCTCCTCCTCGAGCGCGGCGCGCACGAAGCGGCGGATCTGCTTTTCGT encodes the following:
- the kdpE gene encoding two-component system response regulator KdpE, yielding MSEPSLTVVLIEDEKQIRRFVRAALEEEDIAVFEAETGKQGLIDAATRKPDLVIVDLGLPDTDGLDVIRELRGWSEVPVIVLSARTQEDEKVAALDAGADDYLTKPFGVSELRARIRAQLRRRNQGGANETPKVSFGTVTVDLALRQVWRDGEIVHLTPLEYRLLATLVRHAGRVLTHRQLLRDVWGPSHVESHHYLRIYMAHLRQKLERDPTQPEYIVTETGVGYRLVGAA
- a CDS encoding ABC transporter permease → MLAHAGRFGLRDLIRQAARMTARDWRAGELTLLVLALVLAVAALTSVGFLADRLRQGLERDARQMLGADFVVRADRPVDPSFDRQARALGLRTATTAIFPSMIASTAGGQASDAAPARLAAVKAVSPGYPLRGAVEILPAGAAAAHKATAIPAPGTVWADPALLDALHLKAGDTVRVGLRTFTVAASISRELDRGFSFVNFSPRLMMRADELAATGLTGYGSRVTYRLLVAGDAQAVARFETYAHERVDGGKLRGVGLESLQEGQPQVRQTLDRARHFLTLVALLTALLAAVAIAMAAQRYMRRHLDGCATMRCLGVSRRTLGALFALEFVGIGIVSGAAGAVLGYGGHWALLAALGGLIEVVLPPPTLWPALIGVGAALVLLLGFALPPLVPLTRVPPVRVLRREWGDASRTAWAAYAVGVVLFAGLLIAAAGDLKLGLIVAGGFAGALVGFALIARLVLFAAAHAVRNARVAAGVGWRYALASLHRRGTASALQITALALGLMCLLLIAITRNDLVAGWRQSTPPDAPNQFLIDIQPDQRDDVAAYLAAHGVRDAVPAPMVRGRLVAINGKPVNPDAYPSDEARRLVDREFNLSYTTELPSDNRIVAGDWFGTAATPQISIEAGLAKTLNVKPGDTLRFDVTGLTVDAPITSVRKLDWGTFRVNFFVLMPPPMLKDFPAVYLTSFHLPASDAALLDPLIARYPNLTAIDVAPILAQLQRMMLQVVGAVQFLFAFTLAAGVLVLYTALAGSRDERVREAALLRALGASRAQVNAVQRAEFVVVGALAGALASAGAIAVGWVLASRVFDFRLAVDPWLVPAGIAAGVACAGAAGWLSLHNVLRRPALQSLRDA
- a CDS encoding DUF4126 domain-containing protein, which gives rise to MIEAISLGAGLAWASGLRLYLTVLIAGVLARVGWLHLPDTLAVLMSPWVIGAAAVLTVTEFLADKIPAFDSLWDAVHTFIRIPAGAVLAAGALGHADPTVLAVAGLAGGSLAGAAHVAKAGTRALINLSPEPISNWVASSTEDGLVVGGLALAFFVPLAFLVLLAAFIAASAWALPRLWRGVSGGFRGMANHMVSRLNSIGGKRD
- a CDS encoding DUF924 family protein; the protein is MTIDTGVAGAAALDPQAREILDFWFGEPGSAEFGQERKVWFNGGAAFDDLLRTRYGALLDAACDGACDHWAGSPSGALALIVVLDQFSRNIHRGTPRAFAADPKALALARRIVAAGWNAQLPSGHHRAFAYLPFEHDESIDSQREAVRLCAGIRDEAGCESYHRFALLHAAVVERFGRFPHRNAILGRASTDEETAFLREPGSSF
- a CDS encoding DUF333 domain-containing protein produces the protein MSVRLVVICALALTAPGAFAQPLPPGQQPPAQAALANPASVNCEKLGGRHVIRSLPSGQVGMCMFKDGRVCEEWALYRDDRCVGGVAPKRVSN
- a CDS encoding alanyl-tRNA editing protein: MTTQALFREDAYLTRCDAIVQAVGDDGIRLDRTVFYPLGGGQAGDTGTLTLPDGSTIAIADTRKAKFDGATPDDALHLPAPGQEARVAMLVPGTRVVAAIDWARRYRHMRLHTAAHLMCAVLPYSVDGCSVTADYVRLDFATSEAIDRDDVERRLAGLVAGAHPVTTEWITDDEMAERPELVRTMSVKPPMGLGRVRLLRIEQVDLQPCGGTHVRNTSEIGSLRVAKLEKKSARTRRLVLEFA
- the sugE gene encoding quaternary ammonium compound efflux SMR transporter SugE is translated as MAWVLLLIAGLLEVAWAAGMKSSDGFTKLGPSVFTIVTALASFGLLAVAMRQLPLGTAYAVWTGIGAVGAFVFGIVMMGEALTVARVASAALIVAGLIGLKLSSAA
- a CDS encoding group II truncated hemoglobin; its protein translation is MTDVNDDAPSQPTAFELVGGEARVREMVDRFYDLMDLEPEFAQIRALHPASLDGSRDKLFWFLCGWLGGPDHYIDRFGHPRLRARHLPFPIASVERDQWLRCMAWAMEDVGLPEPLRERLMHSFYDTADWMRNRPG